The proteins below come from a single Argentina anserina chromosome 1, drPotAnse1.1, whole genome shotgun sequence genomic window:
- the LOC126786401 gene encoding PI-PLC X domain-containing protein At5g67130, giving the protein MGTFLLQALFIVAFLLSPSISLKIGETCSVDKDCDAGLSCQTCAANGNTRPRCTRIQPTNPTSKVKGLPFNKYTWLTTHNSFAQAGVRSSTGNIIIAPMNQNDTVTSQLQNGVRGFMLDMYDFQNDIWLCHSTGGQCYAVTSFKPALDVLKEIKAFLDANPSEIVTIFIEDYVTSPSGLSKVFEAAGLKNFLFPMSRMPKDGKDWPTVDDMAKNNQRLVVFTSKSSKEASDGIAYEWNYVVENQYGNGGMIPNSCPNRAESSPLNTTSKPLVLVNYFRDMPNASATCMDNSAPLLRTIKTCYDAAGKRWPNFIAVDYYQKSDGSGAAEAVDKSNGQLTCGCDSITYCKVNATTGNATFGSCDVPKLAPPPPASLGISPSPPQGPSSNFAPQDSTSVLLRWFCATILAATLSMQI; this is encoded by the exons ATGGGAACTTTCTTACTTCAAGCTCTGTTCATCGTAGCTTTCCTATTATCGCCCTCTATTAGCCTCAAG ATCGGAGAGACTTGTTCCGTAGATAAAGATTGCGACGCCGGTTTAAGCTGCCAAACATGCGCTGCAAATGGTAATACCCGACCCAGATGTACACGGATTCAACCCACAAATCCTACATCTAAG GTGAAAGGTCTTCCCTTTAATAAGTACACATGGTTGACGACCCACAACTCGTTCGCTCAAGCTGGTGTAAGGTCGTCCACTGGAAATATCATCATTGCTCCGATGAATCAAAACGACACCGTTACATCTCAGCTTCAA AATGGAGTTCGAGGATTTATGTTGGATATGTATGACTTTCAGAACGACATCTGGTTATGTCACTCAACTGGGGGTCAATGTTACGCTGTCACATCATTT AAACCTGCTCTTGACGTGCTGAAAGAAATTAAAGCATTTTTGGATGCAAATCCCTCAGAGATTGTCACTATATTCATCGAAGATTATGTAACATCTCCATCAGGCTTGTCAAAAGTCTTTGAAGCAGCTGGCTTAAAGAACTTTCTGTTCCCAATGTCTCGAATGCCAAAGGATGGGAAAGATTGGCCAACCGTTGATGATATGGCTAAGAACAACCAGAGGTTGGTAGTCTTCACCTCTAAGTCATCTAAGGAGGCTTCAGATGGAATCGCTTACGAGTGGAACTATGTCGTAGAAAATCAAT ATGGAAATGGTGGGATGATACCTAACTCATGTCCGAATCGTGCTGAATCATCTCCCCTGAACACAACTTCTAAGCCACTAGTTCTGGTGAACTACTTCCGTGATATGCCTAATGCATCCGCAACTTGCATGGATAATTCAGCTCCATTACTGCGCACGATAAAAACTTGTTATGATGCAGCTGGGAAACGGTGGCCAAACTTCATTGCTGTTGATTATTACCAG AAAAGTGATGGCAGTGGAGCTGCTGAAGCCGTGGATAAATCAAATGGTCAACTGACATGTGGGTGTGACAGTATTACATATTGCAAG GTGAATGCTACAACTGGAAATGCTACCTTTGGTTCATGTGATGTCCCAAAACTTGCTCCACCACCGCCTGCATCCCTCGGCATTTCACCTTCTCCTCCTCAAGGTCCTAGTAGTAACTTTGCTCCTCAGGATAGCACATCAGTCCTGTTGAGGTGGTTCTGTGCAACAATTTTGGCTGCCACGCTCTCAATGCAGATATAA
- the LOC126804990 gene encoding probable serine/threonine-protein kinase At1g01540: MSSDVKTEHMNDHLSEPTSIFGLSLWVVLGVCVGAAFVLVLVLISLYLASKRSKNKSLQTPSIPAVPKEIQEIRVDHVQAFSNPEPEPAPRIERQALLKSAEEESPTGYQKVHIDIGKDHRITYPCGKSSSSHGSGEAQVAMVGPEVSHLGWGHWYTLRELEVATNGFVHENVIGEGGYGIVYRGVLEDKTHIAVKNLLNNKGQAEKEFKVEVEVIGRVRHKNLVRLLGFCAEGAHRMLVYEYVNNGNLEQWIHGDVGPVSPLTWEIRMNIILKTAKGLSYLHEGLEPKVIHRDIKSSNILLDKQWNAKVSDFGLAKLIGSERSYITTRVMGTFGYVAPEYASTGMLNERSDVYSFGILIMEIISGRNPVDYSQPPGEVNLVEWLKKMVSNREPEKVLDPKLSEKPRSRALKRALLVALKCVDPNALKRPKMGHVVHMLEAEEEQFKDDAKSIRVLGCSDVDNVKNRLKDKQVTDSGDSSGYENRMRADKI; the protein is encoded by the exons ATGTCGTCTGATGTCAAAACAGAGCACATGAACGACCACCTCTCCGAACCCACCTCCATTTTTGGTCTAAGCTTGTGGGTGGTGCTCGGAGTCTGCGTCGGAGCCGCCTTTGTGCTCGTTCTGGTCCTCATTTCACTCTACTTGGCCTCCAAGCGATCCAAGAACAAGTCTTTACAGACACCCTCAATCCCTGCCGTCCCCAAGGAGATCCAGGAGATCAGAGTCGACCATGTTCAGGCTTTCTCGAACCCGGAACCCGAACCGGCTCCGAGAATCGAGAGGCAGGCTTTGCTCAAGTCTGCAGAGGAGGAGAGCCCAACTGGGTACCAGAAGGTTCACATTGATATAGGGAAGGACCATAGGATAACTTATCCGTGTGGgaagtcttcttcttcacatgGAAGTGGGGAGGCTCAGGTTGCTATGGTGGGCCCTGAGGTTTCTCACTTGGGTTGGGGGCATTGGTACACTCTGAGAGAGCTtgaggtggcaactaatgggtTTGTGCATGAGAATGTTATAGGTGAAGGAGGGTATGGGATTGTGTACCGTGGTGTTTTGGAAGACAAGACTCATATTGCTGTCAAGAACTTGCTCAACAACAA GGGGCAAGCTGAGAAGGAGTTCAAGGTTGAAGTTGAGGTAATCGGACGAGTTCGACATAAGAATTTAGTGAGATTGCTTGGTTTCTGTGCTGAAGGAGCTCATAG GATGCTTGTGTATGAGTACGTCAACAATGGTAACTTAGAACAGTGGATTCATGGCGATGTAGGGCCTGTGAGTCCTCTGACATGGGAGATTCGGATGAATATCATATTGAAAACGGCAAAAGG GTTGTCATACCTGCACGAAGGACTGGAACCTAAGGTTATTCACCGTGATATAAAATCGAGTAACATATTACTTGACAAGCAATGGAATGCCAAGGTGTCAGACTTTGGCCTAGCTAAGCTCATTGGCTCCGAGAGGAGCTACATTACAACCCGAGTCATGGGAACGTTTGG CTATGTAGCTCCGGAATATGCCAGCACAGGCATGTTGAATGAAAGAAGTGATGTGTATAGCTTTGGGATTCTTATCATGGAAATAATATCAGGGAGGAATCCAGTTGATTATAGCCAGCCTCCAGGAGAG GTGAACTTAGTTGAGTGGCTTAAGAAAATGGTTTCGAACAGGGAACCAGAGAAAGTATTGGATCCTAAGTTATCTGAGAAACCTCGTTCTAGAGCACTCAAGAGGGCTCTTCTTGTAGCTTTGAAGTGTGTGGACCCAAATGCGCTGAAGCGGCCAAAAATGGGACATGTTGTTCATATGCTAGAAGCTGAAGAGGAGCAATTCAAAGAT GATGCGAAATCTATACGGGTCCTTGGATGCTCAGATGTTGACAATGTGAAGAATAGGTTGAAGGACAAGCAGGTGACAGACTCAGGTGATAGTAGCGGATATGAAAATCGAATGCGTGCTGATAAGATATGA